The stretch of DNA TCAAAGGGGCACCAAGAACATTTGGCCGATCTGCGTAGAGCTCTGGAATGCACCAGGAgacatggtttgaagatgaatacaaacaagtgtgcttttggtgtatcagctggccaattcttgggttttatggtacatgaacgaggaattgaaattagtcagaagactatatcagctatcgacaaagttgaagcccctacaacGAAGGTTGAACTTtagtcattgatcggcaagattaattttattcgaagatttatatctaatctgttgggaaaaattcagccgttcagttctttactgaagttgaaggccgatcaggaatttgtatggagagaggaacatcagaaggcattggatgaaatcaaacatTATCTGGTAAATCCTCTAGTATTAGTTCCtccccaaaagcacaagccgtttaaattgtatttatcggctgatgagcgtgctatcggatcggcccttattcaggAATTTgagggaaaagaaagagctatttattttgtgagtagaaggttgctggatgctgaaactagttaagggtcaagccgtagccgattttgttgtgcaacattgtgGACCAGAGCTGGACATGGTAGATCTTGTTCCttggactttattctttgatggatcttcaTGTGGGAACGGTTCTGGAAATGGTGTGGTGCTGATTTCCCCTCGAGAGGCAAATTTTGAGGTCTCGTTTCCGATtgaagcatctgcaaccaataATCAAGCTGAGTATCATGCTATTCTCAAGGGAATTCAATTACTTCGAGAAATAAAAGCCGATGctgttgagatttttggagattctatgCTGGTGATTAATCAGTTGGTTGGGgagtatgaatgcaaagatgatattttacaattatatcatgaagaatgtctccggctgctgaaagaattcaagaagATAACCATCGAGCATGTTCCCAAATTTCATAACAGTGACGCAAATCGGCTAGCTCAGCATGCTTCAGGATATCGGCCGATGGAGGAAATAATGGCCTTGGAGTTAACAGTCGATAATTGGAGGAAAGAGATTATTGATTATTTGAAAGATCCATCCAAGAAAGTGAATAGAAAAATCAGATTCCAGGCAATCAAGTATGTATTGTTGGAGGAAGATTTATATTATCAgacgattgatggagttttgctcagatgcatagccgattaaGTAAAAAGATCGGTTGAATTCAAGGTAGCCGATGCAGAGAATGTATCGCCTTTAGCACGAAAGATAAGAGAGGACTTGATCGTATCGTAATGCGTTCAAGTGTTTTCGTGGCCGATATGACATGTATCGCCCTTAGATCAAAAAATCTAATCCAGAGATGCATGGTTTAGGTTTGATTTAGTTTTCTGGTTTGATTGTGATCGCAAGAAGGTATTGGTATATTTGGAATGATTGCAAGAcagaaattaatgcaaaatacaGTAAAGATAGGAGACAAGAGCCAACGAGAGGAACCATTCattgattatatttacaaaagccAGAATAGGCTGTTACATGCTGCAACCTAGTCTGACTCTTCCCCGAAGAGGTTGCCAATGACCCCCTCCGAGCTGATGTCACGGGCGATGACATTAGCAGGGTAGTAGAGGTCCTCAACAAGTTACTCGAAGGCATCGCGCTGGGGCCCTGGCTCGGGGAAGGCAGGCGCCCATTGCCGGTAGTCCGCCCCGGACATGGTGGAGATGATGGCGATGGCTCTGGCGGCGCCCTCGTGAGCCCCATACTCGGCGACCTCGGTGACGCGGGCTGGAATGTTCTGGAGGCGCGCAGCGACGGTGTCCCCTCTCACATTCACCGAATCAATGGCAACTCGGGCGGCGTCCAGCAGGGACTGAACTTGTGCCTCCAGCTCTAAGAAAAAGGAAGGGATTAGATTGGAAGATCTGAAGGTCATTAAAGAAGACATGGTTCTAGAACATACTTGCGGCCTTGGTGTCGGCGCTGGTGAGTTGGCCGCAGATGATGACCTGGTCTGTCCATGCCCGATCGAGGTCTCTACGAGCCTCGTTGAGCTAGCGGAGGAGGTCACGGATGTACTCCTGAGTGCCTGCGTCCAGGATCCGGATGTTTGGGGGGAGTTCCATGGCGGCGTATCTACAGAGAAGAGCAGATGGTCAAAAGCAGATCAGAGATGCAGCATTGACGAAGAGGAAAACAATGACTTACCCCAGACGGGGGCAGAGCGGCGGAGGAGCATCGGAGGAGCCCTCACCGATGCGCTTGTTGTTCGCCATCTGACttgaggaaggagaggagggtAGGGTTTTTTGggctggaagaagaagaaggcaaagaaagCTTTGGCCGATGAGGAGAATACAGTGCCGATACAGTGCTGATGGGGTGATTTATAGCCCAAGGCAGGGAAGGTGAATCGGTTGCGTGCCCCAGCATAGTTTTTACTCTTGGATCTAATCAAGGGATGCGGGGGTAAAAAGACGGAAGGTGAATCGGCGGATTCCTATTGTGcggacgagaagatgaagagttgagggcaaagaagagatttTCACATGCCACCCGCACGGGAAGCGAAGCTGCAGTAAGTGAAAAGACCGTTCGGCAGCGTAATCATGACAAAGGTCtaatttcaaagtaaaaaggACATTTTTACTCCGAAACTgtggggcatgtgttgacaccgttttctgacacgtgtcaaggaagatgatttcggtgaaggaaatgtggccgattcaaaagaaaccaaaagatgcaaaGGGTTGGGATCGGCCGAtgggagtccgtccgatggaccagaggAATATTCTGCGAAGATACTGATCCGTCAGCTCTGGTatccggccgatggagagttgccgatgaagtcaagggaggaggagaggatccggactctacgagaatcttgatgattcggttgtagtatttaaagtagtttatctttagatagtcttttcttttaagtcaagtaatgtttgccgtaatcggctaggacttgatagcgctaggctataaatatgagttgtaagggaccaaaaaaacttgatacacatccaatgcaacaaactttacaattcctttgcacttttccagcgacttcgccttttctcttcttttttcgacgagttctttcaagttgatcaaggacgcctcacattcgagcgacttgatttgctggtgagttttcgttttaccgagtatatttgagctttagctaccgggcgcatcgctgtggctttgttaaaatctattcaaaaattatcgagtttatctaggctttcacttccgggcgcatcgttgtcgtctcgtctagatttatttaCCAATTTTCGATAtcagctagatttgtaggttttccctatgctttttggccattatcacatctaaaaacatactatatcagctttaggttttggagtgacacttttgttatctcaaaagctggtttagatctgtttttagcttcgcatcatctaagttacacattcgtagcttagatcttgccaTACATATGCGATCGGCTGCCTaaaaagccggttttgtcgcctagtgtatcggctgatcctgccgatatgCTCGTCCACTACGCACTCGCatttaatatatttttgtcatttatagtatcggcaaagcttgccgatgcACCCacctgagagatattcggaatcccagccgatatgctctcgaatttgattttgttttctcccttgtcaattataggtcaaattgactggcacgcttggttgactttttcgtgactcggcgaacacctgccctcggattccagtgtgttgttttttgcgtcaacaccaaCAATGTACTCTTCTGTATCATCGCCATCTAGGATCTCAATCAGATGACACTTGCTGGCTGCTTTAATGCTAAACTGCACCAACACAAAAACATTAGGTGTGAACCTTTTCTTCGCATCTATCTCAAGAATTGAAGCATCTGGAGCTGTGAATGGCTCAGATTGTAAGGCTTTAATGTCATCATCTGCCTCATTTCTGCGCACCCTTGAAAGGCAGGTCTCATAGTGTTCAACCATTTCTAACATTGTCATTTTACCATCCAGTTGCATCTAAAGCCTAGCGTTGATGCTCTCACTCCGTTGGTTGCTCCTCAATCTTAAATAGCACTTGTCCGCATGATACGCAGCACACCAGATTCTCCTCACCTCATACATCTGATAAAGCCAAGATTCCTTTGAAACCTCATTCTCTGCGAGGAATGCCCGCCATTTCCTCTCAATCTCTTCTATGGAGCAACAGTCATACATAAAGATCTTGAATGCTTCCTTCACTTTGTCATCGAGAATATTACACACAAGGTTCTTCTTTATATGCCATCCGCAAAGCCTATGCGATGTATTCGGCCACACTATCCTTATTGCTCTCTGCATAGCAAGGTCTCCATCAATGATCACTGAAATAGGATGCTTCTGAATATTAGCATCGGAAAATGTTCTCAGCAGCCACTCAAATGAGTTTGTATTCTCATGAGAAATTATTCCACAGCAAAAAATAACAGTACGTTTATAATGATTCACCCCAACAAAAGGAACAAGGGGCAGGTTGTACCGGTTTGTTTTGTAGGTGCTATCAAATACAATGACATCACCAAATGCTGCATAATCAAGCAGACACTGAGTATCACACCAGAATAGACCCAGCAGATGTCCTTGATCATCAGTGAAGCTCCTGAAAAAGAAATCAGCGTCTCTGCATTCTCGTTCCCTAAGGTGTCTGATGACCGTTTGAGCATCATCCAACTTTATCATACCCACTGTACTGCATTTCCTGAATTTCAAAAATCTGGTATTTACGGATCCCACTAATCTCCATCTCGAGTATATCAGCTTTCTGTTCATCACTGATTCTTTGGTGTGAACGCGGCAGACAACTAAGATCTTCTGGCGCCAGAGGATGGTTGTGTTCGTCGATGAAATCCTTCACATACCACTGCCCCCGTGTTCCTTTGTCATGCAATCACAAATTTTGCACGGCATCCAACACGAGTTATACCTCGTGGCCTCCGCTACTTATTCTCCCTATTCATGTGCTTCTCTTCATGAAAACCTTCACGACTACAAATAAACTTCCGAAGGGTCATCTGATTGTGGCCAGCGTCCCACTCAACATAGCTCCTCCCCATACTAAATCCTTTTAAGACCGTATGCATTATAAAACTGAAATCCTTCATCTTCACTAGCAAACAACCGGCTAACAATTTGACTGTACTCCAGCAAAGACTCAAGATCTGCCATTCCCTCCTGCATCCATCAACAGCATTATACCAGTTAAATATCAACATAACAAATTCACACCTTTTGTTGACCGGTCGACTGAAATATTGACCAGTAATATGGAACGGTGACCACTGGTTGAATATGTGAGGGAAACACCAGGAAATCGGCCGAGGGCATGGAAACATGTCTGGTGACGACCACGGTGAGTGAAGATAAAGAGCAACACGTGATTCAGATCACCGGATACAAAAtgggtttaaccggtgcatctgACCTATGTACACCAGTCAGACAAGTGCGTGCAAACAACAAATCCATCAGCTTTAGTGACAGGCTCAAGAATAATGCTCCGGTGGTAGTCACCTCTGATCACCGGTCAAACACATGCGGATAACCATGGTGTGGCTAGTGGCCATCGGGTTTCAGTAAATCAATCCGATGAACTATTCCGATGGCGCACCGGTCCCATCCTCGAACAGAGTGATTGGTTTGATTCCAGATTTTGACTTGCCAAAACTAGGGTAGGGCAAAATATTTGCGAAAGTACGTTCTGAGGTGGGCTAATATTTttaggaatccaacaaattgaGTCATGTTATGAGTTTTGGCAATGCAAAATTTGGAACGTAACCAATCAGGATCGAAGTCACATGCACTAAATGCTTTGAATTGATGCTACTCGTATGAACTCAGGGTCATGTTAGTGCTGTGAGCTGTGAACTGATTACATCAAAAGATCAGGAACTAACATAAAACTTGCACCAAAAGCATGCAACAAGTCGAATTGTTCAGTACTACAACAGTGTTATACTAATTAGATAAAAAATGCACACCTTTGGTCGCTTGAGAATGCGGTTCACAAACAAAACAATTCGCACCAATCATCCAGTACTATGTTATCATGTGATGAACACTAACGTAACAAGAAAAAACTAATGAGGAGAAGGCGGAGTCCAACCGTACCTGTGCCTAGATGACGAAACACGGCTGCCGCGCGATGGACGAATCTGGTGCCGGTGGCAGCAAGGGGTCGACGAGGTCGTAATGGGATCCTTTGGGGAAGCAGGAACAAAACTGGcacggaggtggtggcggcggagcacgGATGCGCCGACTAGGGCAACCCCGCGGACAGGCTACCCACGGCGAAGTGGGGCGACGTCCTCTGTGTAGGGCTGTCGACAATGAGGGAGCGAGGGCGACGGCTGGGAGGCAGCCCTGCGGACAGGCAGGCTACCGACGTCCTCTGGCGGCGgctggcgagggcgagggcgagcgaGGCAGCCTTGCGGATATGCAGGCTACTGATGGCGACATCCGCTGGCGGCGCGCAGATGGGGAGGCTGACGGTGAGGGCATGGATCCCGTCGTCGCAGGCGATTGCCAAGggcgagggagagggagacGAGCGGTGGTTATGGCACGGAGGACACACGGGCGGCACGGGAATGTGGTGGGGGTGGGGTTTTGGGTGTGGACAAATGACCACGGTACCTTTGGCGGATTAAAATTCTCAAAAACAATTAATTTAGAGAGGTAATGCCCAACCACCCTAAAGggattcaaataaaataaagtaaaaATAAAACTTGATTGACCCGGATCATCATTATTATGTGTTCTTCCCCTGCCAGATGACTGCTGGGCGGAGCCAAAACGTGATGCAACGGTACGCACAAACGATTCACCGATGTCTGAATTCTGAGCTTTATTGAACTGAATGAGATTGGTGCCGGGCGTCGCAGGGCAATCTGGTGGCCAACACCAAGACGTTCCCGCACGGGATCAAGGCGCTGGCGGACTACGTCCACAGCAAGGGGCTCAAGCTCGGGATCTACTCCGACGCCGGGTGAGAAGTTGTTCTCTGGTCGTCAAGCGAGAAGTGCCCTCCCCTGTTCTCTTTTCCCGTGCTGCTACTGACAATTCCTCCGCAGGTTTCAGACCTGCGCCAAGGCCCAGTCCGGCTCCCTCGGCCACGAGGAGCAGGACGCCAAGACCTTCGCGGCATGGGTGAGTGAACACCACCATCTGGTACCTGGCCCTACTTTTCAATGGAGGATCATGTGCCATTGGTTCTGCTAATCTGCTCCTCGCAGGGAGTCGATTACCTCAAGTACGACAACTGCAACAACGGCGACCTCAAGCCGTTGGAGAGGTGCGTGGCACAATCACACAATGCCGCCCTGTCCTGAGACTCCTACTGACCACTAGAGCCTTTCCCTGCAAATTTTTTTGTGAAACAAAAGTTCCCGGCGAATTTACCTGACAGGTTTGTGGCACGTGAACAGGTACCCTGAGATGAGCAAAGGCTCTGATGAAGGCGGGCCGGCCGATCTACTTCTCGCTGTACGAATGGTACGGCAATCTGCCTCTGAAACTCTGATCACCGCAACCGGTTCCATGATGAGTGACTTACTGAAGTTTCCTGCCGGTGACCGTGTGACCGGTCGTCGCTCAGGGGCGACATACACCCGGCGCGGTGGGGCGCGGCCTACGGCAACAGCTGGAGGACCACCAACGACATCGCCGGCAACTGGGAAAGGTAGGGCAGCGTTCGTGCTcacctccccggccgccgcggagaTTTTGTTTGCTGAGAGGCTGTTCCTGTTGCCGCCTGCGTTTCGTTGCAGCATGATCGCAACGGCGGACCAGAACGAGGTGTGGGCGGAGTACGCGCGCCCCGGCGGCTGGAACGGTCGGTCCGGCTTCTTGTCCAGCCACGCTTTCAGAATTCAGTCACGTTTCTCCTTGCCCAGGACAAGTTTTCATGAATGAATCAGTCGTCTTCTTCGTTACTGCTGGTGCAGATCCGGACATGCTGGAGGTGGGCAACGGGGCGATGACCAACAGCGAGTACGTCGTGCACTTCAGCCTCTGGGCCATGTCCAAGGTGACAGCCGGCAGTTTCCTCTCCGCGTTCTGCCGCAGGGAACAGGCATTTTATTCTCTGAAAATCTGAACCCCTCTGCTCGTCTCATCGCTACGCGGGCGATGCGTGCAGGCGCCGCTCATCATCGGCTGCGACGTGAGGCACATGTCGCAGGAGACGTACGGCATCCTGGCCAACAAGGAGGTGATCGCCGTCAACCAAGGTGAGCGCTGAGCCGTGGTCATGGCAAGTTGCGTAGTTGCGCTCAGTTTACAGATGGGAGCTGCTGTCTCTGTCCGGGCACGCAGATCCACTCGGCGTGCAGGGGAAGAAGGTGAGGATGGAGGGGAGCAACGAGATCTGGGCGGCGCCGCTGTCGGACTACCGGACGGCGGTGGTGCTGCTGAACCGGCACGCGACGGACGGGGCCACCATCACCGCGCACTGGGACGACGTCGGCCTCCCCGCCGGCCTGGCCGTCGAGGCCAGGGACCTGTGGCAGGTACGTAACAAaacgccccgccccgccccgccccgcccgcgcgccgccacgccaccgccgcccggccgcggATTGACATCCTCGCTTGTCTGTTGTCGATGGCAGCACAAGACGCTGGACGGCGCGTTCACGGACAGGATGGCGTTCGACGTCGCGGCGCGGTCGTGCAGGATGTTCGTGCTCAGGCCCAGGCTCCCCATGAAAGCATAG from Panicum virgatum strain AP13 chromosome 9K, P.virgatum_v5, whole genome shotgun sequence encodes:
- the LOC120647801 gene encoding alpha-galactosidase 1-like, which translates into the protein MRERGRRLGGSPADRQATDVLWRRLARARASEAALRICRLLMATSAGGAQMGRLTVRAWIPSSQAIAKGEGEGDERWLWHGGHTGGTGMWWGWGFGCGQMTTCVLPLPDDCWAEPKRDATGNLVANTKTFPHGIKALADYVHSKGLKLGIYSDAGFQTCAKAQSGSLGHEEQDAKTFAAWVSEHHHLGVDYLKYDNCNNGDLKPLERGDIHPARWGAAYGNSWRTTNDIAGNWESMIATADQNEVWAEYARPGGWNDPDMLEVGNGAMTNSEYVVHFSLWAMSKAPLIIGCDVRHMSQETYGILANKEVIAVNQDPLGVQGKKVRMEGSNEIWAAPLSDYRTAVVLLNRHATDGATITAHWDDVGLPAGLAVEARDLWQHKTLDGAFTDRMAFDVAARSCRMFVLRPRLPMKA